Proteins encoded in a region of the Frondihabitans sp. 762G35 genome:
- the efeB gene encoding iron uptake transporter deferrochelatase/peroxidase subunit encodes MATNDDDSTPAPARTGLSRRGLLGLAGAGLGAGVAGAGLGIGLDRAVATASPGSSGASASYPFFAAHQSGIVTAAQDRLHFAAFDVSAGTTRAELVDLLRDWSYAAARMTRGQEVSPSGAVGGSLYAPPDDTGEALGLAAAGLTITIGFGPSLFEDADGADRFGIRSRRPPKLIDLPAFAGDQLDASRSDGDLCIQACSDDPQVAVHAIRNLSRIAFGRADLRWSQLGFGRTSSTTRGQATPRNLFGLKDGTANLKAEDTALVADHVWAHEADGAAWMAGGSYLVARRIRMHIETWDHQSLGEQQTVIGRDKGEGAPLSGGTEFTAPDFAAKAQGGGPAIAKTSHVSLAHPDHNGGAQLLRRGYNFVDGNDSLGRLDAGLFFLAYQRDPEKQFVRIQTSLAASDRLGEYIQHVASGIWAVPPGATSGGYVGETLFA; translated from the coding sequence ATGGCGACGAACGACGACGACTCCACCCCGGCACCGGCGCGGACCGGCCTCTCCCGTCGCGGCCTCCTCGGCCTCGCCGGGGCCGGCCTGGGGGCAGGAGTCGCGGGCGCGGGTCTCGGAATCGGTCTCGATCGCGCCGTGGCCACCGCGAGCCCCGGCAGCTCGGGAGCGAGCGCGAGCTACCCCTTCTTCGCCGCGCACCAGTCCGGCATCGTCACGGCCGCGCAGGACCGCCTGCACTTCGCGGCCTTCGACGTCTCGGCCGGCACGACGCGCGCCGAGCTCGTCGACCTGCTGAGGGACTGGAGCTACGCGGCCGCCCGGATGACCCGCGGCCAGGAGGTCAGCCCCTCCGGCGCCGTGGGCGGCTCCCTCTACGCTCCCCCGGACGACACCGGCGAGGCGCTCGGACTCGCCGCCGCCGGCCTCACGATCACGATCGGCTTCGGGCCGAGCCTGTTCGAGGACGCCGACGGCGCGGATCGCTTCGGCATCCGATCCCGCCGGCCGCCGAAGCTGATCGACCTGCCGGCCTTCGCGGGCGACCAGCTCGACGCCTCGCGCTCCGACGGCGACCTCTGCATCCAGGCGTGCAGCGACGACCCCCAGGTCGCCGTCCACGCGATCCGGAACCTCTCGCGGATCGCGTTCGGCCGCGCCGATCTCCGCTGGTCGCAGCTCGGGTTCGGTCGCACCTCGTCGACGACGCGCGGCCAGGCGACACCCCGCAACCTCTTCGGCCTGAAGGACGGCACGGCCAACCTCAAGGCCGAGGACACCGCTCTCGTCGCCGACCACGTCTGGGCCCACGAGGCCGACGGCGCCGCCTGGATGGCCGGCGGCTCCTACCTCGTGGCTCGCAGGATCCGGATGCACATCGAGACCTGGGACCACCAGTCCCTGGGTGAGCAGCAGACCGTCATCGGCCGCGACAAGGGCGAGGGTGCACCGCTCTCCGGGGGCACGGAGTTCACCGCCCCCGACTTCGCGGCGAAGGCCCAGGGCGGCGGACCGGCGATCGCGAAGACCTCCCACGTCTCTCTCGCCCACCCCGACCACAACGGCGGTGCGCAGCTCCTCCGACGCGGCTACAACTTCGTCGACGGCAACGACTCGCTCGGGCGCCTCGACGCGGGGCTCTTCTTCCTCGCCTACCAGCGCGACCCGGAGAAGCAGTTCGTCCGGATCCAGACGTCCCTCGCGGCGTCCGACCGGCTCGGTGAGTACATCCAGCACGTCGCTTCGGGCATCTGGGCCGTGCCACCCGGGGCGACGAGCGGTGGCTACGTCGGCGAGACGCTCTTCGCCTGA
- the efeO gene encoding iron uptake system protein EfeO, translated as MTLRPLGLAAGVTLAALALTGCVANTPAGTAGATSQAISVTGDDSTCTLSATTAPSGTVTFTVSNRGTDSTEFEVLASDGLRIVSEKENIGPGTSGTLTTSLTAGKYVTACIPGLVGKGVRSDFTVTDSGAKVVAEGSEKQQVDAAAKSYVGYVKDQTGQLVTSTATFLDAWLAGDDARAKTLYATTRAHYERIEPVAESFGELDPQLDNRAADLTAGETWTGWHRIEKDLWQPDAAVPGASGYGALTAAEKKALAAQLTTNTKQLYDEVTASTFTVGLDTIANGAVGLLDEVATSKITGEEETWSHTDLYDFQANLEGARVAYEGVRSLLLTRDRALATELDTEFAALDKLLAGYGSLDTSYPSYTTLTTADKKALSDGVNALSEPLSKLAAALLG; from the coding sequence ATGACCCTCCGCCCCCTCGGCCTCGCGGCCGGCGTCACCCTGGCCGCCCTCGCCCTCACCGGCTGCGTCGCCAACACCCCCGCCGGGACCGCAGGAGCCACGTCCCAGGCGATCTCCGTGACCGGCGACGACTCCACGTGCACCCTGTCCGCCACCACGGCCCCGAGCGGCACGGTCACCTTCACCGTGTCCAACAGGGGCACCGACAGCACGGAGTTCGAGGTCCTCGCCTCCGACGGCCTGCGGATCGTCAGCGAGAAGGAGAACATCGGCCCCGGCACGAGCGGCACGCTGACCACGAGCCTCACGGCCGGGAAGTACGTCACCGCCTGCATCCCGGGACTGGTCGGCAAGGGCGTCCGGAGCGACTTCACCGTGACCGACTCCGGGGCGAAGGTCGTCGCCGAGGGCTCCGAGAAGCAGCAGGTCGATGCGGCCGCGAAGTCGTACGTCGGCTACGTCAAGGACCAGACCGGACAGCTCGTCACCTCGACGGCGACCTTCCTCGACGCGTGGCTCGCCGGCGACGACGCGCGCGCCAAGACCCTGTACGCCACGACGCGCGCCCACTACGAGCGCATCGAGCCGGTCGCCGAGTCGTTCGGCGAACTCGATCCGCAGCTCGACAACCGCGCCGCCGACCTGACCGCCGGCGAGACGTGGACGGGTTGGCACCGCATCGAGAAGGACCTCTGGCAGCCGGACGCGGCCGTGCCCGGCGCCTCCGGCTACGGAGCCCTGACCGCGGCCGAGAAGAAGGCGCTCGCCGCGCAGCTCACCACCAACACGAAGCAGCTCTACGACGAGGTCACCGCGTCGACGTTCACGGTCGGCCTCGACACGATCGCGAACGGGGCCGTCGGCCTGCTCGACGAGGTCGCCACCTCGAAGATCACCGGCGAGGAGGAGACCTGGTCGCACACCGACCTCTACGACTTCCAGGCCAACCTCGAGGGCGCCCGGGTGGCCTACGAGGGGGTCCGCTCCCTCCTGCTGACCCGGGACCGCGCGCTCGCCACCGAGCTCGACACCGAGTTCGCCGCCCTCGACAAGCTGCTCGCCGGCTACGGCAGCCTCGACACCTCCTACCCGTCGTACACGACGCTCACCACCGCCGACAAGAAGGCCCTTTCGGACGGGGTCAACGCCCTCAGCGAGCCGCTCTCGAAGCTGGCCGCGGCCCTGCTGGGCTGA
- the efeU gene encoding iron uptake transporter permease EfeU: MLANYLIGLREGLEASIVVGILIAYLVKVSRRDVLPRVWLGVGLATVLSLGLGAVLTFGAYGLSFQAQEAIGGGLSLVAVGFVTTMVFWMAKTAGSLKHDLTSSLDRALLGGARAIVGLAFLSVGREGIETALFVWATVATAGGTGVPAIGAILGILTAVALEIGIYRGVVRLDLSRFFTVTGLFLVVVAAGVLLYGVGDLQEIGFLPGGSVTAFDLSAIVPPTSWYGTLLQGLVNFTPRPSVLQVLVWLVYLAVVLPLFVRTTRRRPARPASPQSSTGVRADEPVLTAGAPE, translated from the coding sequence GTGCTCGCCAACTACCTCATCGGTCTTCGAGAAGGCCTCGAGGCCTCCATCGTCGTGGGCATCCTGATCGCGTACCTCGTCAAGGTCTCGCGGCGCGACGTCCTCCCCCGCGTGTGGCTCGGCGTCGGCCTCGCGACGGTCCTCTCCCTCGGGCTCGGCGCCGTCCTGACCTTCGGCGCCTACGGCCTCAGCTTCCAGGCTCAGGAGGCCATCGGAGGCGGGCTCTCCCTCGTGGCCGTCGGCTTCGTCACGACCATGGTGTTCTGGATGGCGAAGACCGCCGGCAGCCTCAAGCACGACCTCACGTCGAGCCTCGACCGGGCGCTCCTCGGCGGAGCCCGGGCGATCGTGGGGCTGGCGTTCCTATCGGTCGGGCGGGAGGGGATCGAGACCGCGCTGTTCGTCTGGGCCACGGTCGCGACGGCCGGGGGCACGGGCGTCCCTGCGATCGGGGCGATCCTGGGCATCCTGACGGCCGTCGCCCTCGAGATCGGCATCTACCGCGGCGTCGTCCGGCTCGACCTCTCGCGCTTCTTCACGGTCACGGGACTCTTCCTGGTCGTGGTGGCGGCCGGGGTCCTCCTCTACGGCGTCGGCGACCTGCAGGAGATCGGGTTCCTGCCCGGCGGAAGCGTCACGGCCTTCGACCTCTCGGCGATCGTCCCGCCCACGAGCTGGTACGGCACCCTCCTCCAGGGGCTCGTCAACTTCACCCCGCGTCCCAGCGTCCTCCAGGTGCTGGTGTGGCTCGTCTACCTCGCCGTCGTCCTCCCCCTCTTCGTCCGGACCACCCGCCGTCGCCCCGCGCGACCGGCCTCGCCCCAGAGCTCGACCGGCGTCCGCGCCGACGAGCCCGTCCTCACCGCAGGAGCCCCCGAATGA
- a CDS encoding PIG-L family deacetylase, producing MSVTSEQTLPAPDAGSAFERVLVVHAHPDDETIVTGATLATLVDAGARVTVVTCTRGELGEVIPDDLASLRADPAALAVHREGEIARAMAALGVTDHRFLGSAGARTAGLPARAYVDSGMEWGPDGSPVPVADVHPAAFCSAEFGEIVSDLAAVVADTRPDAIVSYDSDGGYGHPDHVRVNRVALRTARLAGIPFFAIAAGSAHPEAHRAPGDVVIDGTPVLARKVEALEAYRSQVTVVPTPGGPALEYPHGAVEPVTVVETFRYVPVPVVDEGPASVDLRDATWTSRIVVGLLATAVGGLFGAIGTVSHQVTAGAFPLGIVLALALVLAALLGARLVIDTRWVAGLLAAGLYAVIVLLLGTGAGGSALIPANPAGYAWTVGPAVIALLVIAWPRIRRDQRGRMRTSSQDAQVLPDTKEQTSP from the coding sequence ATGTCTGTCACCTCCGAGCAAACGCTTCCCGCACCCGACGCCGGCAGCGCGTTCGAGCGCGTCCTGGTCGTCCACGCCCACCCCGACGACGAGACGATCGTCACGGGCGCCACCCTCGCGACCCTGGTCGACGCGGGGGCCCGCGTCACCGTGGTGACCTGCACGCGCGGCGAACTCGGCGAGGTGATCCCCGACGACCTCGCGTCCCTCCGGGCCGACCCCGCCGCGCTGGCCGTCCACCGCGAGGGAGAGATCGCACGGGCCATGGCGGCTCTCGGGGTCACCGATCACCGCTTCCTCGGGAGCGCCGGGGCGCGGACCGCCGGCCTTCCCGCTCGGGCCTACGTCGACTCCGGCATGGAGTGGGGTCCCGACGGGAGCCCCGTGCCGGTCGCCGACGTGCATCCTGCCGCCTTCTGCTCCGCCGAGTTCGGCGAGATCGTGTCCGACCTGGCCGCCGTCGTCGCCGACACACGCCCCGACGCGATCGTGAGCTACGACTCCGACGGGGGCTACGGCCACCCCGACCACGTCCGCGTCAACCGGGTCGCGCTGCGGACGGCCCGGCTCGCCGGCATCCCGTTCTTCGCCATCGCCGCGGGCTCGGCCCACCCGGAGGCGCACCGGGCTCCCGGCGACGTCGTCATCGACGGGACCCCCGTCCTCGCCCGCAAGGTCGAGGCCCTCGAGGCGTACCGCTCGCAGGTCACCGTCGTCCCCACGCCCGGTGGCCCCGCCCTGGAGTACCCGCACGGCGCGGTCGAGCCCGTCACGGTCGTCGAGACGTTCCGGTACGTGCCGGTTCCCGTCGTCGACGAGGGTCCCGCCTCGGTGGACCTCCGCGACGCGACCTGGACGAGCAGGATCGTCGTGGGTCTCCTCGCCACAGCCGTCGGCGGCCTCTTCGGAGCGATCGGCACCGTCTCGCACCAGGTCACGGCCGGAGCCTTCCCCTTGGGCATCGTCCTGGCGCTCGCTCTCGTGCTCGCGGCCCTCCTCGGCGCCCGCCTCGTGATCGACACGCGATGGGTCGCCGGTCTGCTGGCCGCCGGCCTCTACGCGGTCATCGTCCTCCTCCTCGGCACCGGAGCCGGCGGATCGGCGCTGATCCCCGCCAACCCGGCCGGCTACGCCTGGACAGTCGGCCCGGCCGTCATCGCGCTTCTCGTGATCGCCTGGCCCCGGATCCGGCGCGACCAGCGCGGTAGGATGAGAACCTCGTCGCAGGATGCCCAGGTCCTGCCCGACACGAAGGAACAAACCAGCCCGTGA
- the fdxA gene encoding ferredoxin, with amino-acid sequence MTYVIALPCVDVKDRACIDECPVDCIYEGERSLYIHPDECVDCGACEPVCPVEAIYYEDDLPDKWSDYYKANVEFFDEIGSPGGAAKIGVIARDHPVISVLPPQAAAH; translated from the coding sequence GTGACGTACGTGATCGCCCTTCCCTGTGTCGACGTGAAAGACCGCGCCTGTATCGACGAGTGCCCGGTCGACTGCATCTACGAGGGTGAACGCTCGCTCTACATCCACCCCGACGAGTGCGTCGACTGCGGTGCCTGCGAGCCGGTCTGCCCCGTCGAGGCGATCTACTACGAAGACGACCTCCCCGACAAGTGGAGCGACTACTACAAGGCCAACGTCGAGTTCTTCGACGAGATCGGGTCGCCCGGAGGGGCCGCCAAGATCGGCGTCATCGCGAGGGACCACCCGGTCATCTCGGTCCTGCCCCCTCAGGCCGCAGCGCACTGA
- the dapC gene encoding succinyldiaminopimelate transaminase — MALTLPDFPWDTLAEAAATARSHDGGIVDLSVGSPVDPTPELVRAALRDATDAHGYPQVAGTPELRRAIASWFSRRRSVDGLTDANVLPTIGSKELIAGMALWLGLGPGDTVVYPRNAYPTYALGAALVGATALASDDPDEWPASTRLVWLNSPGNPDGRVLSVEEMRRAVERARELGAVIAGDECYAELGWEGEWADTPTPSILHPSVVGDTRRDVVSVYSLSKQSNLAGYRAGFVAGCSRVVGELLAVRKHAGLMPPAPVQSAMVAALADDEHVQAQKAVYRSRRDRLGAALRGAGFRIDRSEAGLYLWATRGEDAWATVAWLAERGILVAPGTFYGDDGAEHVRIALTTTDERIDAAVERLRG; from the coding sequence GTGGCGCTGACGCTTCCCGACTTCCCCTGGGACACCCTGGCGGAGGCCGCCGCGACCGCCAGGAGCCACGACGGCGGCATCGTCGACCTCTCCGTCGGCTCGCCCGTCGACCCCACGCCGGAACTCGTCCGCGCCGCCCTCCGCGACGCCACCGACGCTCATGGCTACCCCCAGGTGGCCGGCACACCTGAGTTGCGCCGAGCGATCGCGTCGTGGTTCTCCCGTCGCCGCTCCGTCGACGGGCTGACCGACGCGAACGTCCTGCCGACCATCGGCTCCAAGGAGCTCATCGCCGGCATGGCCCTCTGGCTCGGCCTCGGCCCGGGTGACACCGTCGTCTACCCGCGGAACGCCTACCCGACCTACGCGCTCGGCGCAGCGCTCGTCGGAGCCACCGCCCTGGCCTCCGACGACCCCGACGAGTGGCCCGCCTCGACGCGACTGGTCTGGCTCAACAGCCCGGGGAACCCCGACGGGCGCGTCCTGTCCGTCGAGGAGATGCGCCGCGCCGTCGAGCGGGCCCGAGAGCTCGGGGCCGTGATCGCCGGAGACGAGTGCTACGCCGAGCTGGGCTGGGAGGGCGAGTGGGCGGACACCCCGACGCCGAGCATCCTGCACCCCTCCGTCGTCGGCGACACCCGTCGCGACGTCGTCTCGGTCTACTCCCTGTCGAAGCAGTCGAATCTCGCGGGCTACCGCGCGGGCTTCGTCGCCGGATGCTCGAGGGTCGTCGGAGAGCTGCTCGCCGTCCGCAAACACGCCGGTCTCATGCCTCCGGCCCCCGTCCAGTCGGCGATGGTCGCGGCTCTCGCCGACGACGAGCACGTCCAGGCGCAGAAGGCCGTCTACCGCTCGCGCCGCGATCGGCTCGGGGCGGCCCTCCGAGGAGCCGGCTTCCGCATCGACCGCAGTGAGGCCGGGCTCTATCTCTGGGCCACCCGCGGCGAGGACGCCTGGGCGACGGTCGCGTGGCTGGCCGAGCGGGGCATCCTCGTCGCCCCCGGCACCTTCTACGGCGACGACGGCGCCGAGCACGTGCGGATCGCCCTCACGACGACCGACGAGCGGATCGACGCGGCCGTGGAGCGACTCCGAGGCTGA